From the Thalassomonas actiniarum genome, the window TGCAGCACACCCTGACAAAGACGCTTCAGCATCTGCCGGCAGGACAGGGGCTGCGTATTCTGGAGATAGGCGGCGGCACCGGCAGTACCAGTTCGCATTTATTGCCCCACCTGCCCGCTGACCGCTGCCATTATGTCTTTACCGATATTTCCGCAGTTTTCACCAGCAAAGCGCGCGAACAATTTACCGGGTATGATTTTATTGATTACCGGGTGCTGGATATAGAAACCGACCCCCTTGCCCAGGGATTCGAGCCGGCCGCTTTTGATATTATCATTGCCGCCAATGTCGTACATGCCACCTGTGATTTGCAGCAAACCCTGACACATGTCAACCAGCTGCTGGTGCCGGGGGGGGAGCTGCTATTGCTTGAAGGAACATCGCCGCAGCCCTGGCTGGATATGACCTTTGGTTTGACCGACGGCTGGTGGCGGGGCAGCGATGCCGCCCGCAGCGACGGTTACCCCCTGGTGACTGTCGATAGCTGGCGCCGGGTATTGACCGCGTCCGGCTTTGATACTGCGGCCGCGATCGGCGCCCGGCAGCTGCCTGAAAATGCACTGTGCCGCCAGGCGGTGATCGCGGCAAGAAAACCGTTAACCCCGGACAGCGGTCACTGGCTGATAGTAGCGGATCAAACCGGCATAGCTGCTGCACTGGCGCAGCAGCTAGGTGCCGGCGGCGTTTCCTGTCACCTGCTGGCCGCGGACCAGGCGGTCACGGCCGACAGCCTGGCGTTATGCCTTGGGGACTGTGACGATTTGTCTGTTATCGTGCATGCGCGCGCCCTCGATGCAGCCGGCAGCGATATGCTGGATAGCGAAAAACTGGCGGCGGCGCAGCACCTGGGCTGTAAAACCGCATTGGATTTGCTGGCGGCACTGGCGACGCTGAAACTTGTGCATACGCCGCGCCTGGTGTTATTGACGCGCTGCGGCGTAGATGTCGCCCCTATGCCGCAAGGGGGCAGGATCAATGTCGGCCAGTCGCCGCTGATCGGCATGGGGCAAGTGATACAAAAAGAGTATCCCGAATATCATTGCCGCCATATTGATATCGATTACCGGCAAGACAGCCTGGCGCCGTGTATCCATGCCCTCTGGCAGGAAGCAGCCTCGGTGACGCTGTCGGCGGCAAACGAAACCGTTGCCCTGCGCGCAGGGCAAGACCGCTATTACCGTTATGTACCGCGTCTGGCACGCTTGCCGGCGGGGCAGGCGCCCCATGAAGCGCTGCCCGTACGCAAGCAGGCCTGGTACCTGATCACCGGCGGTTTGGGAGATCTCGGCCTGGTTACGGCGCATTGGCTGGTGGCGGAACAAGGGGCGCGCCGCCTGGTGTTGGCCGGGCGCCATGCGCCCTCGGCGCAGGCGCAGCAGCAGATCGCCAAACTCAAGGCCCTGGGAGCCAGTGTCCTGACCATAGCGGTCGATATGACAGAAATCGCTCAGGTTGATGCCATGATGGCCACCATAGCCGGCCAGGGCGAACTGGCGGGGGTGATACATGCGGCCGGCACTATGGATGACGGCGTGCTCGCGTCCATGTCATGGCAGCGCTTTGCCGCCGTCCTGGCGCCTAAAACCCTGGGGGCATGGAACCTGCACCTGGCCTGTCAATCCCTGGCGCTTGATTTCTTTATCCTGTATTCCTCCGCCGCCTCGGTATTGGCGCCGACGGCCCAGGCAAACTATGCCGCGGCCAATAGTTTCCTGGATATGCTGGCGGCGTACCGGCGTCAGCTGGGGTTACCGGCCATGGCAATTAACTGGGGGGCATGGTCGGATATCGGCCTGGCTTCCCGCGCCGTCAGCGATGACCAGCTCGATGCCCGGGGCATGGCGGGCATTGCACCGGACGAGGGCCTGGCGGTGTTGGCCCACCTGTTCAAACATCCGATGGACCGGGTGCTGGTTGCTTCGATCGACTGGCCGCGCATGCTGGCACAAAACGGCAAGCTTGCCATTTTCGAACGCTTTGCCGCAAGGGAGCAGACAAAAGATGATGCCAGCCAATTGAGTTTGCGGGAACGCCTGGCGGATTTGCCGGCGGGGGGGCAAGTTGCCCTGATAACCGAGATGGTGAAGCAGCAACTGGCGCGTGTCCTGGCCTTGCCATCGGCGGATGCGGTGGATGAAGAGCTTGGCTTTTTTGAAATGGGCATGGACTCTTTAACGGCGGTTGAGCTGCGCAATGCCCTGCAAACCATGGCAAAGGAGAGCTTGCCGTCCACCTTGCTGTTTAAATACCCGACGGTCAGCGCGCTGGTGCGCTATTTCAGCGAAGAGATTTTTGGGCTCGCCACAGAAAAAGCTTCCGGCCAGCCCCTGTTGCCGGACAGCGCCGAACAGGAAAAGCCGGAGTTAAGTATCAGTGCGGCGGCGCAAGAGGTGAGCCAGATGTCTGACGATGAGTTATCGGCCATGATAGATGCCGAGCTCGGCGATCTGGGAGAGCTCGACTCATGAGTGACAACAAGGGCGCCAATGAAACTCTGAGCGGATTATCCCCCCTGCAAAAATCCGCCCTGGCAATTAAAGAGTTGCGCAGCCGCTTGGCCGATGCCGAAAATGTGCAGCGCGAGCCGATCGCGATTATCGGCATGGGCTGCCGCTTTCCGCAGGCCGACGGCCTGGAGGCTTATTGGCGGCTATTGTCCGAGGGCAAAGATGCGATAGGCGAAGTGCCGAAGCAACGCTGGGATCTCGCGCACTTTTTCGACAGCAATGCCAATGCGCCGGGTAAGATCAGTACCCGCTATGGCGGTTTTATCGAGGATGTCGGGGCTTTTGATGCGGAATTTTTCGGCATCTCCCCCCATGAAGCCGAACGTATTGATCCGCAGCAGCGGATCTTGCTGGAAGTCGCCTGGCGGGCGCTTGAAGACGCCGGGCTGCCGCCGGCACAGTTAAGGGGCAGCCGCACCGGGGTTTTTGTCGGCATAACCCAAATGGATTACGGCGTGATGCAGCTGGGGGGAGCCCTCGACGATATCGATGCCTATACCGGCACAGGCAATGGCTTTTGTTTTGCCGCCGGACGCTTAGCTTATCTGCTGGGGCTGCAGGGGCCGGCCTTTTCAGTGGACACCGCCTGTTCATCTTCTATGGTGGCTCTGCACCAGGCATGCCAGGCATTGCGTAACCGGGAGTGCGATTTTGCCCTGGTCGCCGGCAGCCAATTGAACCTGACCCCGGCAATGCAGGTATTTTTATCGAAAACCCAATCATTCGCCCCCGATGGCCGTTGCCGTACCTTCGACGAGGCGGCAAACGGTTTTGTCCTCGGGGAAGGGGTCGGGGTTATCGTATTACGCCGCCTTGGCGATGCCGAGCAGGCCAAAGATCCGGTGCGCGCCCTGGTGCGCGCCAGCGGTGTTAATCATGACGGTCCGGCCAGCGGCCTGACGGTACCCAATGAGCATGCCCAGCAGGATTTAATTGCTGAAGTATACCGGCGCGGCGGCATCAACGCGGATGATATCGATTATGTCGAAGCCCACGGCACCGCAACACAATTGGGGGATCCGATTGAAGTGGCGGCATTGCGCTCTGTGTTTGGCCAGCGCGCCCCCGGGGGCGAGTTGTGGCTTGGCTCGGTGAAAACCAACTTTGGCCATCTCAGCGCTGCGGCAGGGATTGCCGGATTAATTAAAGTGGTATTGATGATCGAGCATGAAAAAATTGCGCCGAACCTGCACTTTAAAAAACCCAACTCCAAAATCCCCTGGGAAGGTTTCTCGGTGCGCATCCCGACACAGCTGCAGCCCTGGCAGCGGCAACAAAGGACCAGGCGGGCCGGTATCAGCTCCTTTGGTTTGTCGGGCACCAACACCCATATAGTGCTGGAGGAAGCGCCGATTCCGACGCCGGTGCCAAAAGAGCAAACGGTCCCCGAACCTTCATTGCAGCTTTTGTGTTTATCGGCCCGTAACCGGCCAAGCCTGCTTGAATCGGTGCAAAATATGCTCGATTGCCGCGCGATGTCCGACGATACTGCCCTGGCCGATATTTGCTTCAGTGCCAACAGCGGGCGGGATCATTTCAATGTCCGCCTGACATTTGTGGCAGATAGCAAGGTATTATTAAAACAACAGCTGGCGTCCGTTATTGCCGATAAGCCCATGGCGGGCATTAAAAGTGCTGAGCTGGCCAAGGGAGGAAGTCCCCGCCTGGCGATGCTCTTTAGCCGGGATATTCCCCTCGACGGTATTTACCGCCTGGCGCAAAGCCTGCCGGATGTGGCGGCCAGTTTACGCCTCTGCCAGACATTGGCGGATAAGGTTAAACCCGGCCTGCTGGTCGAAGGACAAAGCAGCGATGCCGCACGCTTTGCCGGCCAATTTGCCCTCGCCCGCCTCTGGTTGGCCTGGGGGATGAAACCTGCGGCAGTGGCGGGCTGGGGCATAGGCGAATTAACTGCCCTGTGCGTTGCCGGCGTGTTGCAACTGGAGCAGGCATTTGAGGCATTGGCCGGACATGCGGTAGATGCCGGGGCCGGGGCCTTAGCGGTTTACTCCGGGAATGACGGGGCCTTGCTGCCCTATGGCGCACGGCCCGGCTACCGCTTTACTTTAACGTCACAGGCCGATGGAAACAGTGCCGTACAGGGCCTGGCCGATGCAGGCTTTAAAACCTTACTGGCTGTCGGGGAAGAGCAGCAGGCAGGCCCTGATGTTATCGGCTTATGTCCCCTGGACGGTCCTTTGTACCCGGCGCTTTTAACAAGTTTATCCCGGTTATATCTGCAGGGTTTTTCTGTCGACTGGACGGCATTTGGTGCGGGGCAGGGGCGTGAAAAGGTCCGGTTGCCCGGTTATGCTTTTCAGCGTCAGCACTACTGGCGGGGCTGCAGCCAGCAGCCTGGCGCAGAAGCTACGCCGGCCCTGGCCCTTGTTTCGGCACAGGAACATGAAAGCACAGGATCGGCGCCGGCAGCAGATACGCCGGTACTATCACCCGAGTTATCACCCGAGTTATCACCTGAATTATCGCCACCAGCGCCTGCACGGCTAAGCCGGGCGACATCCGGCATGGCAGGGGAGAAGCTGTCCCAATTGTTAGAGGCTCAGTTGGCCCTGTCCTGCGATGCCATCGATGAGGTGGTGAAACAGCAAATGGCTTTTCTCAAACAGCATATGAAAGCAAAGCAGGCCCAAAAAGCGCAGGCAGATACAGGAGCGGCAGCACAAGTACAGGCACCGGCTCCCGGGACTGATCCGGCAGCAGGGGAACTTTCCCCGAAAACGTCCCCTCAGGCTTGCCCTCAACTCGGCGACTGGTCGTTATTATTGATGGCCAAAGAAAATAAGCAGGCGCTCAAAGACCTGACCGCCACACTGGCCAACAGCACCCCGGAGCAAACAAAAGCCCTTAGCGGACCCGAAGGAGTAATAGGCAGCGGTTATGCCCGCAGTATCCTGGTACACCAGGGGCATGAAGATGCGCAGCTGGCATTGGGCAAAGACGGTAAGGCAGATTTAAAACGCCTGCTGTTTGCCGACGCACGGCCGGGGCGTGAGCTGGTGTTTATGTTTCCCGGGGTCGGCGATCATTACCTGAATATGGCATTGGGCCTGTATCGCCATGAAGCCGTGTTTCGCGAGAGCGTAGACCGCTGTTGCAATTACCTGAAATCATCGCTGGGCATAGATTTGCTTGAGATACTTTATCCGCCGACAGAGAGCTCATCAACGGCCCCCGGGCAGGCAAACAAGCCTGAACAGAAGATGGATTTCAGGGCCATGCTCGGGCGCGGCAATACCGCCGATCCCGGTGTACAAAAGCTCAATCAAACGCAGCACAGTCAGCCGCTGGTGTTTATTGTCGAATACGCCCTCGGGCGGTTATGGCTGTCAAGAGGAGTGAAGCCCCGGGCCATGATCGGCTATAGCATAGGCGAGTACGCTGCAGCTTGTCTGGCCGGGGTAATAGAACTGGAAGATGTGCTTAAACTGATCACCGAACGGGCCAGGATGATCCAGGCGCTTCCCGCCGGGGTGCTGCTGGCGGTGCCGCTGTCTGAAGAGCAGTTATTGCCGCTGTTAAATAAGCAATTGTCGCTGTCGATTGTCAGTACGGCGACCTTATGTGTGGTGGGGGGTACAGAGCAGGCGGTCAGCGCCCTGGAAGCGCATTTACAACAGGATGAGGTGGTATCGCGCCGCCTGGCGGGAACACATGCTTTCCACTCGCATATGCTGGCGCCATTACATGATGACCTGGTTGCCCTGGTGCAGGGCTTTAACCTGCGTGCCCCTGAAATACCCTATATATCCAATTTGACCGGGCAATGGATCAGCGATCATCAGGCGACGGATCCCGCTTATTGGGCACGTCATACCTGGCAGACGGTACGTTTTTCCGATGGCCTGGCGAGATTGCTCGATACCGAGGGGCGGATATTTTTAGAAGTCGGCCCGGGCCAGAGCCTGGGCAGTTTTGTCCTGCAGCATCCGGCTGCGCAGCAGTTGCAGGATAAAATTGTTTTACCTTCATTAAAAAATCGATATGAAAAACAATCGGATGAAGCATTTTTATTGGCAAGCTTGGGAAAATTGTGGTTGGCGGGCATTAATTTTAATTAAAAAAACAGGGAAAGATTATGACACAGCAAGTGGTGGGCGTGATTGGCGCCGGGGTAATGGGAACAGGCGTCGCCCAGAATCTGGCACAAAGTGGTTTTAATGTTGTGTTGCTGGATATTTCAACGGCAGTACTGGACAAAGCAGCTAATGATATCCGCAACAATATCCGGTTTCAGGCATTTAGCCAAAAAGACAAAAGCCGGCTCGATGATCCCGATGAGGTTTTGCAGCGTATCGTTTTTACAACCGACTATCAGGCATTGGCCCAGGCATTTTATGTGATCGAAAATGTGTCTGAGCAATGGCACGCGAAAAGCAGTGTTTACCCGCAACTCGAAGCCGTTTGTCCCGCGCATACCGTGTATGCCGCCGATACTTCCTGTTATTCCATCACCCGCATTGCTGCCCTGACCAAGCGTCCCGATAAGGTCATCGGCATTCACTTTATGAACCCCGTACCTATGAAGCCGACGGTAGAAACCATCAGGGGCTGGCATACCTCTAAAGAAACCATAGCGATCACAGATAATTTACTCTCAACCATGGGCAAGACCAGTATCCTGGTGGAAGATTCCCCCGGGTTTGTTTCCAACCGCATCCTGATGCTGACGGTTAACGAGGCGGTGTTTACGGTACAGGATCAGGTGGCGGATGCCCAGCAGGTAGACGAGATTTTTAAAAAGTGTTTTGGCCACAAAATGGG encodes:
- a CDS encoding 3-hydroxyacyl-CoA dehydrogenase family protein produces the protein MTQQVVGVIGAGVMGTGVAQNLAQSGFNVVLLDISTAVLDKAANDIRNNIRFQAFSQKDKSRLDDPDEVLQRIVFTTDYQALAQAFYVIENVSEQWHAKSSVYPQLEAVCPAHTVYAADTSCYSITRIAALTKRPDKVIGIHFMNPVPMKPTVETIRGWHTSKETIAITDNLLSTMGKTSILVEDSPGFVSNRILMLTVNEAVFTVQDQVADAQQVDEIFKKCFGHKMGPLETADLIGLDTILYSIEVLHESFADSKYRPCPLLKKMVDAGLLGRKSGEGFYKY
- a CDS encoding type I polyketide synthase — encoded protein: MSDNKGANETLSGLSPLQKSALAIKELRSRLADAENVQREPIAIIGMGCRFPQADGLEAYWRLLSEGKDAIGEVPKQRWDLAHFFDSNANAPGKISTRYGGFIEDVGAFDAEFFGISPHEAERIDPQQRILLEVAWRALEDAGLPPAQLRGSRTGVFVGITQMDYGVMQLGGALDDIDAYTGTGNGFCFAAGRLAYLLGLQGPAFSVDTACSSSMVALHQACQALRNRECDFALVAGSQLNLTPAMQVFLSKTQSFAPDGRCRTFDEAANGFVLGEGVGVIVLRRLGDAEQAKDPVRALVRASGVNHDGPASGLTVPNEHAQQDLIAEVYRRGGINADDIDYVEAHGTATQLGDPIEVAALRSVFGQRAPGGELWLGSVKTNFGHLSAAAGIAGLIKVVLMIEHEKIAPNLHFKKPNSKIPWEGFSVRIPTQLQPWQRQQRTRRAGISSFGLSGTNTHIVLEEAPIPTPVPKEQTVPEPSLQLLCLSARNRPSLLESVQNMLDCRAMSDDTALADICFSANSGRDHFNVRLTFVADSKVLLKQQLASVIADKPMAGIKSAELAKGGSPRLAMLFSRDIPLDGIYRLAQSLPDVAASLRLCQTLADKVKPGLLVEGQSSDAARFAGQFALARLWLAWGMKPAAVAGWGIGELTALCVAGVLQLEQAFEALAGHAVDAGAGALAVYSGNDGALLPYGARPGYRFTLTSQADGNSAVQGLADAGFKTLLAVGEEQQAGPDVIGLCPLDGPLYPALLTSLSRLYLQGFSVDWTAFGAGQGREKVRLPGYAFQRQHYWRGCSQQPGAEATPALALVSAQEHESTGSAPAADTPVLSPELSPELSPELSPPAPARLSRATSGMAGEKLSQLLEAQLALSCDAIDEVVKQQMAFLKQHMKAKQAQKAQADTGAAAQVQAPAPGTDPAAGELSPKTSPQACPQLGDWSLLLMAKENKQALKDLTATLANSTPEQTKALSGPEGVIGSGYARSILVHQGHEDAQLALGKDGKADLKRLLFADARPGRELVFMFPGVGDHYLNMALGLYRHEAVFRESVDRCCNYLKSSLGIDLLEILYPPTESSSTAPGQANKPEQKMDFRAMLGRGNTADPGVQKLNQTQHSQPLVFIVEYALGRLWLSRGVKPRAMIGYSIGEYAAACLAGVIELEDVLKLITERARMIQALPAGVLLAVPLSEEQLLPLLNKQLSLSIVSTATLCVVGGTEQAVSALEAHLQQDEVVSRRLAGTHAFHSHMLAPLHDDLVALVQGFNLRAPEIPYISNLTGQWISDHQATDPAYWARHTWQTVRFSDGLARLLDTEGRIFLEVGPGQSLGSFVLQHPAAQQLQDKIVLPSLKNRYEKQSDEAFLLASLGKLWLAGINFN